One Candidatus Nanoarchaeia archaeon DNA segment encodes these proteins:
- a CDS encoding UPF0175 family protein: MAEAIGIRLSKEVLEKIEKISKEDISDRSTTIRKLILLGYQNFIIAKAAGEYIQGKITLSEAAAQAELTVWEMEQRLIERGYKSSYSIEDLDLDLRALKRTRKHSGTQ, from the coding sequence ATGGCTGAAGCAATAGGCATACGCCTAAGCAAGGAGGTCCTAGAGAAGATCGAAAAGATAAGCAAGGAAGACATCTCTGATAGGAGCACTACAATAAGGAAGCTCATCCTGTTGGGATACCAAAACTTCATAATAGCAAAAGCCGCCGGCGAGTATATCCAAGGAAAAATCACGCTCTCAGAAGCAGCTGCCCAGGCAGAACTCACAGTATGGGAGATGGAGCAGCGCCTTATAGAAAGAGGCTACAAATCTTCCTACTCAATTGAAGACCTTGATCTGGACCTCAGGGCGCTGAAGCGAACCAGAAAACACTCTGGAACGCAATAG